The genomic region CGCCCGCATGTCCGGCAGCGGCGCGACGTGCTTCGGGATTTTCGAAACCGACGACGGCGCATCCGAAGCCGCGGCGTGCATCGCGCAAGCCCATCCGGATTGGTGGTGCGTGGTGGCGCGAACGGCCGCCGCCTAATATCCCCGCCCGACGCAGAACGCCGCCACGTCGATCAGCGCCGCGCCGATTTCGGTCTCGGCATAGTCCGACAGCGCGTCCGCCGCCGCTTCCGCGTAAAGATGCGCGCGCGCGCGGGTCTCGGCGATGGCGCCGCAATCTTCGATATAGGCGATGGCGCGCCTGAGATCGCCCTCGTGCTGCGGTCCGGTCTCGATGGTGCGGCGCCAGAAGCGGCGCGCCTCCTCGTCGGCGCGGGCATAGGCGACGATCAGCGGGAAGGTCGCCTTGGCCTCGCGGAAATCGTCGCCGACGGATTTGCCCATCTGCGCCTGGCGTCCGGAATAATCCAGCGCATCGTCGATCAGCTGGAAGGCGATGCCGAGATTCTGCCCGTATTCGCGTAGCGCCCGCACGAAAGGCGCCCGCCCGCCCGACAGCAGCGCGCCCGATTCCGCCGCCGACGCGAACAGCGCCGCCGTCTTGGCCGAGACCACCTTCAGATATTCGGCCTCGGTGACGGCGAGATTGTTGGCGGATTTGAGCTGCATCACTTCGCCTTCCGCGATCACCGCGGAGGCGCGCGCCAGCACGCCCAGCACCTCGATGCTCCCGGCCTCGACCATCAGCACGAAGGCGCGGCTGAAGAGATAATCGCCCACCAGCACGCTCGGCTTGTTGCCCCACACGATATTGGCGGCGATCTTGCCGCGCCTGAGCGCGCTCGCATCGACCACATCGTCATGCAGAAGCGTGGCGGTATGGATGAACTCGACGGCGGCGGCGAGATTCACGTGATGCCGGCCGGCATAGCCGCCCAGCCGCGCCGCGGCCAGCGTCAGCAGCGGCCGCAGGCGCTTGCCGCCCGAATCCACCAGATGCGCCGCCAGGTCCGGGATCAGCGGTACCGCGCTTCCCATCCGGGCGTGGATCAGCGTATCGACCTCGGCCATGTCGGCCGCGACCAGGGCCTGGAGACGATCGACGGGCGAGGGGGGCGCCTCTCGGAGTTTCACTGCCTCGGCGGTGCTCATGCGGGCCTTCTTGCCGCCCCTTCGCTGCCCTGCGACATTAGACGGGCGTAATGCGGGGTCAAGGATGGCGGAATGACACTGTTGTGCGAAAGCCTCACTTGACGCGGCGCGGAGGCGCCACACGGTGCGGGAAATCCTCAAGACCAACAATCCGGTGGAGTTGAGCTTCGTCCGGGCGGTGCTGACGGATGCGGGAATCCGAAGCTTCGTGCTGGACGAGAACATGAGCGTCCTCGACGGCAGCATGGTCATTCTGCCGCGCCGGCTGATGGTGGACGACGCGGACGAAACCGCCGCGCGCAAGCTGGTGAACGACGCGCTAACCAGCACCTCGCCCTTCGCGTGAACGCGGGCGCGATAGACCGGTTCCTGGGCGGCCGAATCGCGTTGCGGCAGCCGGCGCGCGGATTCCGCTCCGGCCTCGACGCGGTGATGCTCGCCGCCGCGGTGCCGGCGAAGGCGAAGGACACGGTGCTCGAACTCGGCGCCGGCGCGGGCGTAGCGAGCCTTTGCCTCGCCGCGCGCGTGCCCGGTTGCAC from Candidatus Binataceae bacterium harbors:
- a CDS encoding DUF2007 domain-containing protein — encoded protein: MLTDAGIRSFVLDENMSVLDGSMVILPRRLMVDDADETAARKLVNDALTSTSPFA
- a CDS encoding polyprenyl synthetase family protein, which translates into the protein MFSSSTKLRIPASVSTARTKLNSTGLLVLRISRTVWRLRAASSEAFAQQCHSAILDPALRPSNVAGQRRGGKKARMSTAEAVKLREAPPSPVDRLQALVAADMAEVDTLIHARMGSAVPLIPDLAAHLVDSGGKRLRPLLTLAAARLGGYAGRHHVNLAAAVEFIHTATLLHDDVVDASALRRGKIAANIVWGNKPSVLVGDYLFSRAFVLMVEAGSIEVLGVLARASAVIAEGEVMQLKSANNLAVTEAEYLKVVSAKTAALFASAAESGALLSGGRAPFVRALREYGQNLGIAFQLIDDALDYSGRQAQMGKSVGDDFREAKATFPLIVAYARADEEARRFWRRTIETGPQHEGDLRRAIAYIEDCGAIAETRARAHLYAEAAADALSDYAETEIGAALIDVAAFCVGRGY